A window of the Theileria parva strain Muguga chromosome 2, complete sequence, whole genome shotgun sequence genome harbors these coding sequences:
- a CDS encoding Histone RNA hairpin-binding protein RNA-binding domain protein has translation MGSYKWADVASSESCASFGRTTLMLLERRERYGTHKGYLDCSNKLIDGGLGKSSHFMFLPNDSYIDKNSIPELHESKLNLNKININTNVENPVTDNNVLDDDLLSPLLYTNSDLPPDNNPKSFANFLNNSTHTPNLVNKTNSTKSTEPSLPTRAKYTANTTNISNVNPKNVNLTNFKPVSANSGETVNSSKVDKICNVNDSLREEDNNGSISSRVKYKHSLNAINQLNHKAGEEKDLCDKSSVQKGPDKMCKSGEKRLNSGVENYYDEETKKIMNPTKKFKDGIKMSKKEKEEISKVLLTELNKKSKPLLNDDNTRFYSRLKDIAIGKATKGYQNYIRMVPKDERGPDDPQTPNTKNVSASKFRAMYRSWRTQLHKFDNIKH, from the exons ATGGGATCCTACAAATGGGCCGATGTCGCAAGCAGCGAATCAT GTGCATCATTTGGACGTACAACACTGATGTTATTGGAACGACGTGAGCGTTATGGCACTCACAAGGGTTACCTCGACTGCTCGAACAAGTTGATTGATGGCGGTCTTGGCAAGTCGTCTCATTTCATGTTCTTGCCTAACGACTCTTACATTGACAAGAACTCTATCCCTGAGTTGCACGAGAGTAAACTTAACCTCAACAAGATTAACATCAACACTAACGTCGAGAACCCCGTCACAGATAACAACGTGTTGGACGATGATCTCTTATCACCATTACTCTACACCAATTCTGACCTCCCCCCTGATAATAATCCCAAATCATTCGCAAACTTTCTAAACAATTCCACTCACACTCCCAACCTTGTCAATAAAACTAACTCAACCAAGTCAACCGAACCTTCATTACCGACACGAGCAAAGTATACAGCTAATACAACTAACATTAGTAATGTTAACCCTAAAAATGTTAACCtcactaattttaaacctGTTAGTGCTAACTCTGGTGAAACTGTCAACAGTAGTAAGGTTGATAAGATATGTAATGTAAATGATAGTTTAAGAGAGGAAGACAATAATGGTAGTATAAGCAGTCGTGTTAAATACAAACACTCGTTGAACGCGATTAACCAGTTAAACCACAAGGCTGGTGAGGAAAAAGATTTATGTGATAAGAGTAGTGTACAGAAGGGGCCtgataaaatgtgtaaatcaGGTGAAAAGCGCTTGAACAGTGGTGTTGAAAATTACTATGACGAGGAGACGAAAAAGATAATGAACCCAACGAAGAAGTTTAAGGACGGTATTAAAATGTCAAAAAAAGAAAAGGAAGAGATATCTAAGGTACTGCTTACAGAGCTGAACAAGAAATCTAAACCCTTACTGAACGATGACAATACTCGCTTTTATAGTCGTCTTAAAGATATCGCTATAGGAAAGGCAACcaaa gGTTATCAAAACTATATAAGAATGGTGCCTAAGGATGAACGTGGACCTGACGATCCTCAAACTCCAAACACAAAAAATGTCTCAGCCTCTAAATTCAGAGCAATGTACCGTTCATGGAGGACACAGTTACacaaatttgataatatcAAACACTAA
- the Pars2 gene encoding tRNA synthetase class II core domain family protein, with product MYFYSVLLYYFYIIHIHCYKYVNLYTHFNNYVNGTNNFSLKSQANSELLGILNRRSNTFNTKPILTDKLPISSKLSSGIYTTLPLGHRIINRITNIFKVELCKLGAAQLSFPLLNPEKVVSNTGNTVLDNDLFKVSGNGSVEYRLSGTCEDLCNIVLKNEMIPLSKLQLPVLLYQINTKFRDELRVNEGKVRLKEFLMLDMYSLHSSEQCSDSTYTLVLESFANVLRLLGLNFATVNCNKNNIVSDELRVQHSHNHDQNSNTELEVGHLFKFGTHYSDVYGLKFEISGRKREKLYMNSYGIGINRLLNVLINNYSDEFGIKLPQLIAPYDVTIIDSTTNGDGWEITRGLMKKGLTVLYDDRSETIKNKLLDSKRIGVPHILILGNSLNGKKTFNKKLWENINENCKISNYYNLHRGVENVLYKNDNINLNNYSNVMMEYHPRTGDSSSIINLSNFLKLLNI from the exons atgtatttttattctgttttattatattatttttatatcatACATATTCACT gcTATAAATAcgttaatttatatacacaCTTTAATAATTACGTCAAtg ggaCCAACAACttttctttaaaatctCAGGCAAATAGTGAACTTTTGGGCATTTTAAATCGCCGCTCCAATACATTTAATACCAAACCTATTCTGACCGATAAATTGCCCATTTcttcaaaattatcttctGGCATTTATACCACTTTACCCCTGGGCCATCGAATTATTAATCGCATTACCAATATATTCAAGGTtgaattgtgtaaattaggTGCTGCTCAATTGTCATTTCCCCTGCTAAACCCAGAAAAAGTTGTTTCGAATACTGGAAACACGGTTCTTGATAATGATTTATTCAAGGTATCAGGAAACGGTTCGGTAGAATATAGATTATCTGGAACCTGTGAAGATTTGTGTAACATAGTGTTGAAAAATGAAATGATTCCGTTGTCTAAATTGCAACTTCCAGTACTGTTATATCAAATAAACACAAAGTTTCGTGATGAATTGAGGGTGAATGAGGGAAAAGTAAGGCTAAAGGAGTTCCTGATGCTTGATATGTACTCTTTACACTCCTCTGAGCAATGCTCTGACAGCACCTATACCCTGGTGCTTGAAAGTTTTGCCAATGTACTCAGGCTACTGGGATTAAACTTTGCAACAGTGAATTGTAATAAGAATAACATAGTTTCAGACGAGTTAAGGGTACAGCACTCCCATAACCACGACCAAAATTCAAACACA GAATTGGAGGTTGGTCATTTATTTAAGTTTGGTACACACTACTCAGATGTATATGGTCtgaaatttgaaatttccGGTAGAAAGAGGGAAAAGTTGTACATGAATTCATATGGCATTGGCATTAATCGACTTCTGAACGTGTTAATTAACAATTACTCAGATGAGTTCGGCATCAAACTACCGCAACTCATTGCCCCTTACGATGTCACTATCATAGATTCCACAACAAACG GAGATGGTTGGGAGATAACTAGAGGATTAATGAAGAAGGGTTTGACAGTATTATACGATGACAGAAGCGAGACGATAAAGAACAAGCTTCTAGATTCTAAAAGGATAGGAGTTCCTCACATTCTTATCCTCGGAAACTCATTAAATGGTAAAAAAACATTTAACAAGAAATTATGGGAAAATATAAACGAAAATTGCAAAATATCAAACTATTACAACTTACACAGAGGAGTGGAGAACGTATTGTacaaaaatgataatataaatcTAAACAATTATAGTAATGTTATGATGGAATATCACCCTAGAACAGGCGATTCCAGCTCCATTATTAatctttcaaattttttaaaactcCTCAATATCtaa
- the PPX1 gene encoding Serine/threonine-protein phosphatase 4 catalytic subunit — MSDIDRDIAQLKKCEYLSENEVRLLCNKAKEILIEESNIQYVDSPVTVCGDIHGQFYDFKELLEVGNDIPQTNYLFMGDFVDRGYYSVETFLLLLSFKVRYPDRITLIRGNHESRQITQVYGFYDECIRKYGSVNVWRYCTDIFDYFSIGALVDNQFFCIHGGLSPSILTIDEIRCLDRKQEVPHEGPMCDLLWSDPETMDGWGASPRGAGFLFGGDVVRQFCHQNNIQTIARAHQLVMEGYKWWFNKSLITVWSAPNYCYRCGNIASIMELDENLNCNFKKFEAVPPDKRGVPAKKPLPEYFL, encoded by the exons ATGAGTGATATAGATCGAGATATCGCTCAACTTAAGAAATGTGAATATTTGAGCGAAAACGAGGTCAGATTACTGTGTAATAAAGCCAAAGAAATACTTATCGAGGAATCTAACATACAATATGTAGATTCTCCAGTTACA GTTTGTGGCGACATTCATGGCCAAttttatgattttaaagAGTTATTAGAGGTTGGAAATGACATTCCTCAGACAAACTACTTGTTTATGGGTGATTTTGTTGATAGAGGTTACTACTCAGTTGAGACATTTTTGTTATTGCTTTCCTTTAAAGTCAGGTATCCTGACCGTATAACCCTTATCAGAGGGAACCACGAGTCAAGACAGATTACACAGGTGTATGGGTTTTACGACGAGTGTATCAGAAAGTATGGAAGCGTCAACGTATGGCGTTACTGCACAGATATATTCGACTATTTCTCCATAGGAGCCCTTGTCGACAACCAGTTCTTTTGTATTCATGGAGGACTTTCTCCATCAATTCTCACCATAGACGAGATAAGGTGTCTTGACAGGAAACAGGAAGTTCCTCATGAGGGTCCCATGTGTGACTTGCTCTGGTCAGACCCTGAGACAATGGATGGCTGGGGTGCTAGTCCCAGAGGGGCAGGCTTTCTCTTTGGGGGTGATGTAGTACGCCAGTTCTGCCACCAGAATAACATTCAAACAATCGCAAGGGCCCATCAGTTAGTGATGGAAGGATATAAATGGTGGTTTAACAAAAGTCTTATAACAGTTTGGTCAGCCCCTAACTACTGTTACCGTTGTGGAAATATCGCAAGTATAATGGAGTTGGACGAGAACTTAAATTGCAACTTCAAAAAATTTGAAGCTGTTCCACCTGATAAAAGAGGCGTTCCTGCAAAGAAACCACTTCCggagtattttttataa
- the HDAC1 gene encoding Histone deacetylase Rpd3, producing MDKRVSYFYDPDVGSFYYGPGHPMKPQRIRMAHALVLSYDLYRHMEIFRPHKAVEPELLSFHDSEYVHFLSGVSPENYRDFTYQLKRFNVGEATDCPVFDGLYVFQQSCSGASIDAAHRLNNQQADICVNWSGGLHHAKRSEASGFCYLNDIVLGILELLKYHARVMYIDIDVHHGDGVEEAFYVTHRVMTISFHKFGNFFPGTGDVTDVGVSSGKYYSVNVPLNDGIDDESFVDLFKVVVGKCVEVYCPGAIVLQCGADSLTGDRLGRFNLTIKGHAACVQYVRSLNIPLLVLGGGGYTIRNVARCWAYETGVILNKHTDMSNQISLNDYYDYYAPDFQLHLTPSQMTNYNTKEHLDKIKVKILDNLRYVEKSPGVQFAHVPPDFLTRDDDVDDDLQKQVFDEGGGRTSLSTRKRISLITSSHKLRRRDYKGELYDLPDRDDQIPI from the coding sequence ATGGACAAGCGTGtatcatatttttatgaCCCTGATGTGGGCAGTTTTTATTACGGCCCTGGCCACCCTATGAAACCTCAGCGAATTAGGATGGCCCACGCGTTGGTGCTGAGTTATGATCTATACAGGCATATGGAGATTTTCAGACCGCACAAGGCAGTAGAGCCCGAGCTTCTGTCCTTCCATGACTCGGAATACGTTCACTTTCTATCTGGCGTGAGCCCCGAGAATTACCGCGACTTCACCTACCAACTTAAGAGGTTCAATGTGGGTGAGGCTACAGACTGCCCTGTTTTCGACGGGCTATACGTATTCCAGCAGTCGTGTTCTGGAGCGTCGATTGATGCAGCCCATAGGCTGAACAACCAGCAAGCAGATATTTGCGTTAATTGGTCCGGCGGACTCCATCACGCTAAGCGTTCTGAGGCCTCTGGTTTCTGCTACCTTAACGATATCGTTTTGGGGATCCTGGAACTCCTGAAATACCACGCCAGGGTAATGTACATTGATATAGACGTTCATCACGGGGATGGAGTTGAGGAGGCTTTTTATGTTACTCACCGTGTGATGACAATAAGTTTTCACAAGTTCGGGAACTTCTTTCCTGGTACCGGCGATGTCACTGATGTTGGTGTATCCTCCGGTAAATACTACTCTGTAAACGTGCCGCTAAATGACGGAATAGATGACGAATCTTTCGTGGACCTTTTCAAAGTTGTGGTTGGGAAGTGCGTGGAGGTATACTGTCCAGGTGCTATAGTATTACAGTGTGGAGCAGACTCGCTCACTGGTGACCGTTTGGGTCGGTTTAACCTAACCATAAAGGGCCATGCAGCCTGTGTACAATATGTTAGATCTCTCAATATTCCCCTTTTAGTGTTAGGAGGTGGTGGATATACAATTCGAAATGTTGCTCGATGCTGGGCATACGAAACCGGAGTTATACTCAACAAACACACAGATATGTCAAATCAAATTTCACTGAACGATTACTATGATTATTATGCGCCTGACTTCCAACTCCATCTCACTCCCTCTCAGATGACCAATTATAATACCAAGGAGCACCTGGATAAGATTAAGGTAAAGATTCTGGATAATTTAAGGTATGTGGAGAAGTCTCCAGGTGTTCAATTCGCACACGTACCACCAGACTTCCTAACTAGGGACGACGACGTCGATGACGATTTACAGAAACAGGTGTTTGATGAGGGTGGAGGGAGAACCAGTTTGTCAACAAGGAAACGCATATCGTTAATCACTTCAAGTCATAAACTTAGAAGAAGGGATTATAAGGGCGAATTGTACGACTTACCAGACAGGGATGACCAGATTCCAATATAA